The Kiritimatiellia bacterium genomic sequence CGGTGGGCATCGTGGATGATCAGGTGCTGCCCGTGGTGGAAATTCGGGCTCCGGACGGCTGCTACGACTACCGCGCCAAATACACGAAGGGTTTGACGGAGTACCTCGTGCCCGCGCCGATCTCGCCGGCAGAAACGCGCCGTTGCCAGGAACTGGCATGGCGCACGTTTACCGCGATGGGTTGCCGAGGGATGGGCCGCGTAGACATCCGTTTGACGCCGGAAGGCGAGCCCTATGTACTGGAAATGAACACGATTCCCGGCTTCACCGAAACCAGCCTGCTGCCGAAGGCGGCCCGCGCCGCCGGTCTTGAGTTTGCCGCCCTCTGTGACAAGATCCTGAATCTTGCCCGCTGCTGACGAACCTCCAGGGATGTCGCTGTTTCGCAAATCCGCTTCCAGTTCGAACGTCCGCCGATCGCGGGGACGCGAGAGTGTCCTGGCCGTCAACGCCCGCGGCGGATCGGCGAAGGGCCGCGAACGCGTCCAGAAGACCGCGGCGCTCACGATCCTGTGCCTTGCGCTGCTCGTCACGGGATGGGCGGCCTACGCGGGTTTGTCCGTTGCCGGAGATCATCTCTTCGCCCGAAATGAGCGCTATCGGATCCGACAGATTGACATTTCCACGGACGGCACCCTGCCCATCACGCATCTGCGAGAATACGCTGGCGTGTCCGAGGGGCAGAATTTATTTGCGGTCGACATTCGACAGATCGCGCGGAACATCGAGCGAACGCCTCGAGTCCGGTCGGTCGAGGTCCGCCGTATTCTGCCGGATACGCTTTCGATACGCGTGCGGGAACGAATCCCCTTGGCGCGCGTGGCCGAAGGCGCTGCCGGGGCGCCAACCGGCGTGGATCGGGAGGGCTTCATTCTCGGTCCCGGCGTCGGGCGCGGGCTGCCGATCATTTCCGGTGTGTCGGAGACGGGCCTGTCGCCCGGCAGCGTCCTCACCGATCCGAAAACGCTCGACGCTATTCGCCTGCTTGAAATTTGCGAGCAGTCCAAGCTGGGGCCGTTGCTCCGAATCCAGGCAGTCAACGTCAGGCACCCTGACTATCTCGACGTGGCGCTGGCATCGGGCGCGCGCATCCTGCTCGGCCGCGACAAGTTGGAGTGGCGCCTCGAGAAACTGGCCGATCTGATCCTGACACACCGGGAGCTGGGTTTGGAGATCGAAACAGCCGATTTGACGGTCGACCGGAACTTTCCGGTTCGCACGCGGCCCATCGTGGAGGCGAGGGCGCGCTAACATGCCGTTTCGCGAACAGCCCATCGTGGTGGCCCTGGAACTGGGCACAACCAAAACGCGCGCGGTGGTCGGCGAGGCCCGCGAGGACCAGCATTTGATGGTCCTCGGGGTCGGCGAGTGCCCCTCCCGGGGCATTCGGAAAAGCGAGATCATCGATTTCGACGCTGCTGTCGAATGCGCGCGGGACGCCCTTGCCGCAGCGGAGTCGAATGCGGACGTGGGAATCAAACAGGTGTGCCTGCTGGCGTCCGGGGCGAACATCCGCGCCATTGTCAATCGCGGCAGTATTCCGCTGACCGAGGGCGAAGTCTCCCGCGAGGACATCGAGCACGTGATGGAGACGGCCCGCGCTGTCAA encodes the following:
- a CDS encoding FtsQ-type POTRA domain-containing protein, with protein sequence MSLFRKSASSSNVRRSRGRESVLAVNARGGSAKGRERVQKTAALTILCLALLVTGWAAYAGLSVAGDHLFARNERYRIRQIDISTDGTLPITHLREYAGVSEGQNLFAVDIRQIARNIERTPRVRSVEVRRILPDTLSIRVRERIPLARVAEGAAGAPTGVDREGFILGPGVGRGLPIISGVSETGLSPGSVLTDPKTLDAIRLLEICEQSKLGPLLRIQAVNVRHPDYLDVALASGARILLGRDKLEWRLEKLADLILTHRELGLEIETADLTVDRNFPVRTRPIVEARAR